From a single Mycolicibacterium mengxianglii genomic region:
- a CDS encoding 2-oxoacid:acceptor oxidoreductase subunit alpha has protein sequence MGPIDDGTKSQPREKLEKVVIRFAGDSGDGMQLTGDRFTSEAALFGNDLATQPNYPAEIRAPQGTLPGVSSFQIQIADYDILTAGDRPDVLVAMNPAALKANIDDLPRGGLIIANSDEFTKRNLAKVGYESNPLESEELSDYNVQAVAMTSLTLGAVEAIGSSKKDGQRAKNMFALGLLSWMYGRPIETSETFIREKFARKPDVAEANVLALKAGWNYGETTEAFATTYEVAPAKLKSGEYRQISGNTALAYGLVAAGQLADLQVMLGSYPITPASDILHELSKHKNFNVLTFQAEDEIAGIGSAIGASYGGALGVTTTSGPGISLKSEAIGLAVMTELPLVIIDVQRGGPSTGLPTKTEQADLLQAMFGRNGESPVAVIAPRSPSDCFDIAVEAVRIAIKYHTPVIVLSDGAIANGSEPWRIPDIASYPKIEHTFAKEGDRFQPYARNPQTLARQFAIPGTPGLEHRIGGLESANGSGNISYDPANHDLMVRLRQEKIAGIDVPDLEVDDPSGEAELLIVGWGSSYGPIGEACRRARRKGIKVAHAHMQYLNPFPANLEEVLRKYPKVVAPEMNLGQLALLLRGRFLVDVQSVTKVQGMAFLADEVEGIIDSAIDGTLAEKERDKGKLARLAAVIAEPVATGVGADS, from the coding sequence GTGGGTCCGATCGACGACGGAACCAAGTCGCAACCTAGGGAAAAGTTGGAGAAGGTCGTCATCCGGTTCGCCGGTGACTCCGGTGACGGCATGCAGCTGACCGGCGACCGCTTCACCTCCGAGGCGGCGCTGTTCGGTAACGACCTCGCCACCCAGCCCAACTACCCGGCTGAGATCCGGGCGCCACAGGGCACGCTGCCCGGCGTCTCGTCGTTCCAGATCCAGATCGCCGATTACGACATCCTCACCGCGGGAGACCGCCCCGACGTCCTCGTCGCGATGAACCCGGCCGCGTTGAAGGCCAATATCGACGATCTGCCGCGTGGCGGTCTCATCATTGCCAACTCCGACGAGTTCACTAAGCGGAACCTGGCCAAGGTGGGTTACGAGTCGAATCCGCTGGAGTCCGAAGAGCTGTCTGACTACAACGTGCAGGCCGTCGCGATGACATCGCTGACGCTGGGCGCCGTCGAAGCCATCGGCTCTTCCAAGAAGGACGGCCAGCGCGCCAAGAATATGTTCGCGCTCGGGCTGCTGTCGTGGATGTACGGCCGGCCGATCGAGACCAGCGAGACCTTCATCCGGGAGAAGTTCGCCCGCAAGCCCGACGTGGCCGAGGCCAACGTGCTGGCGCTCAAGGCCGGCTGGAACTACGGCGAGACCACCGAGGCCTTCGCGACCACCTATGAGGTGGCACCGGCCAAGCTGAAGTCCGGCGAGTACCGCCAGATCTCGGGAAACACCGCGCTGGCGTACGGCTTGGTGGCCGCGGGCCAGCTCGCCGACCTGCAGGTGATGCTCGGCAGCTACCCGATCACGCCGGCGTCGGACATCCTGCACGAGCTGTCCAAGCACAAGAACTTCAACGTCCTGACCTTCCAGGCAGAAGACGAGATCGCCGGCATCGGCTCGGCCATCGGTGCCTCCTACGGCGGCGCGCTCGGCGTGACCACCACCTCGGGCCCCGGCATCTCGCTGAAGTCCGAGGCCATCGGCCTGGCCGTGATGACCGAGCTGCCGCTGGTGATCATCGACGTGCAGCGCGGCGGTCCGTCGACGGGTCTGCCCACCAAGACCGAGCAGGCTGACCTGCTGCAGGCGATGTTCGGCCGCAACGGCGAGTCGCCGGTCGCGGTGATCGCGCCGCGGTCTCCGTCGGACTGCTTCGACATCGCGGTGGAGGCAGTGCGTATCGCGATCAAGTACCACACCCCGGTGATCGTGCTGTCCGACGGCGCCATCGCCAACGGCAGCGAGCCGTGGCGCATCCCCGACATCGCGAGTTACCCGAAGATCGAGCACACCTTCGCCAAGGAGGGTGACCGCTTCCAGCCGTATGCGCGGAATCCGCAGACCCTGGCCCGCCAGTTCGCGATCCCCGGAACCCCGGGGCTCGAGCACCGCATCGGCGGTCTGGAGTCGGCCAACGGTTCCGGCAACATCTCCTACGACCCGGCCAACCACGATCTGATGGTGCGGCTGCGGCAGGAGAAGATCGCCGGCATCGACGTGCCTGATCTGGAGGTCGACGACCCCAGCGGCGAAGCGGAACTCCTGATCGTCGGCTGGGGCAGCTCATACGGTCCCATCGGTGAAGCGTGCCGCCGCGCCCGCCGTAAGGGCATCAAGGTCGCGCACGCCCACATGCAGTACCTCAACCCGTTCCCGGCCAACCTCGAAGAGGTGCTGCGCAAGTACCCGAAGGTGGTCGCCCCGGAGATGAACCTCGGCCAGCTGGCGCTGCTGCTGCGCGGCCGGTTCCTGGTGGACGTCCAGTCGGTGACCAAGGTGCAGGGCATGGCGTTCCTTGCCGATGAGGTCGAAGGCATCATTGATTCCGCCATCGACGGGACGCTTGCCGAAAAAGAACGCGACAAGGGCAAACTCGCCCGGCTGGCCGCTGTGATCGCTGAGCCGGTCGCCACTGGTGTAGGAGCGGATTCATGA
- a CDS encoding 2-oxoacid:ferredoxin oxidoreductase subunit beta has protein sequence MTDLMGSLNGTDLGLTPGLSKTAGVPTTDQPMKGKDFTSDQEVRWCPGCGDYVILNTIRNFLPELGLRRENMVFVSGIGCSSRFPYYLETYGLHSIHGRAPSIATGLALARDDLSVWVVTGDGDALSIGGNHLIHALRRNMNITILLFNNRIYGLTKGQYSPTSEVGKVTKSTPMGSLDHPFNPVSLALGAEATFVGRALDSDRAGLTEVLRAAAEHRGAAIVEILQDCPIFNDGSFDVLRKEGAEERVIRVKQGEPITFGANGEYAVVRNGFGLDVAKTADVSTEEIVVHDATLKDPAYSFALSRLSDQNLEHTVMGIFRQVSRPTYNDAARHQVASAMESLPHDTAALQSLLRGRDTWTVE, from the coding sequence ATGACTGATCTGATGGGCAGCCTCAACGGAACGGACCTGGGTCTGACTCCTGGTCTTTCCAAGACTGCCGGCGTACCGACCACTGACCAGCCCATGAAGGGCAAGGACTTCACCAGCGACCAAGAGGTCCGGTGGTGCCCCGGTTGCGGTGACTACGTCATCCTCAACACCATCCGGAACTTCCTGCCGGAGCTCGGCCTGCGGCGCGAGAACATGGTCTTCGTCAGCGGTATCGGCTGCTCCAGCCGGTTCCCGTATTACCTGGAGACCTACGGGCTGCACTCGATCCACGGCCGTGCGCCGTCGATCGCCACCGGTCTGGCGCTGGCGCGCGACGACCTCTCGGTGTGGGTCGTCACCGGTGACGGCGACGCGTTGTCCATCGGCGGCAACCACCTGATTCACGCGTTGCGCCGCAACATGAACATCACGATCCTGCTGTTCAACAACCGGATCTACGGGTTGACCAAGGGCCAGTATTCGCCGACGTCCGAGGTCGGCAAGGTCACCAAGTCGACGCCGATGGGCTCCCTGGACCATCCGTTCAACCCGGTGTCGCTGGCACTGGGTGCCGAGGCGACCTTCGTAGGTCGTGCGCTGGACTCCGATCGCGCGGGCTTGACCGAGGTGTTGCGCGCAGCTGCCGAGCACCGCGGTGCGGCCATCGTGGAGATCCTGCAGGACTGCCCGATCTTCAATGACGGCTCTTTCGACGTGCTCCGCAAGGAAGGCGCTGAGGAGCGGGTCATCCGCGTCAAGCAGGGCGAGCCGATCACTTTCGGTGCGAACGGCGAGTACGCCGTCGTGCGTAACGGTTTCGGTCTCGATGTCGCCAAGACCGCGGATGTGTCGACCGAGGAGATCGTGGTGCACGACGCCACCCTCAAGGACCCGGCATACTCGTTCGCGCTCTCGCGCCTCAGTGACCAGAACCTCGAGCACACGGTGATGGGCATTTTCCGTCAGGTGAGCCGGCCGACGTACAACGACGCAGCCCGCCATCAGGTGGCCAGCGCGATGGAAAGCCTGCCGCACGACACCGCTGCACTGCAGTCGCTGCTGCGCGGCCGCGATACCTGGACCGTGGAGTAG
- the mobA gene encoding molybdenum cofactor guanylyltransferase, whose translation MSDLAGVVLAGGASRRMGRDKATVVVDGPSGSKTMVEHVVAALAARCDPLFVIAAPGQALPALPATILRDELLGVGPLLATGRGLRAAADAGAEWAFVCAVDMPQMTPELIDELVEHVGADVVLPWDGRDHYLAGLYRTALAARIDELILAGERSMRALADTVNTQRIVMPESPALANVNTAAQLS comes from the coding sequence ATGTCTGACCTCGCCGGTGTCGTACTGGCGGGAGGTGCGTCGCGGCGGATGGGCCGGGACAAAGCCACAGTGGTCGTCGACGGGCCGTCCGGGTCCAAGACGATGGTCGAACATGTGGTGGCCGCTTTGGCGGCCCGCTGCGATCCCCTTTTTGTCATTGCCGCACCTGGCCAGGCGCTGCCGGCTCTGCCGGCGACCATCCTGCGCGATGAGCTTCTGGGTGTGGGTCCGCTGTTGGCCACTGGCCGCGGTCTGCGTGCGGCTGCCGACGCCGGCGCCGAGTGGGCGTTCGTGTGTGCGGTGGACATGCCGCAGATGACCCCAGAGCTGATCGATGAGCTGGTCGAACACGTCGGAGCCGACGTGGTTCTGCCGTGGGACGGGCGTGACCATTACCTGGCGGGGCTCTACCGGACTGCCCTGGCCGCCCGCATCGACGAGTTGATCCTGGCGGGGGAGCGCAGCATGCGTGCCCTTGCCGACACCGTCAATACTCAGCGCATTGTGATGCCGGAGTCGCCGGCGTTGGCCAACGTCAATACGGCGGCGCAGCTCAGCTAG
- a CDS encoding transglycosylase family protein, which yields MQNFRKKLTMAAIGGALMVAPVAFSAGTANADSVNWDAVAACESGGNWAINTGNGYFGGLQFTMSTWKANGGHGSPHSASREEQIRVAENVLRSQGIGAWPVCGRRG from the coding sequence TTGCAGAACTTCCGCAAGAAACTGACGATGGCGGCGATCGGTGGGGCGCTCATGGTAGCGCCGGTCGCCTTCAGTGCCGGAACCGCGAATGCGGACAGTGTGAACTGGGATGCCGTGGCTGCGTGTGAGTCCGGCGGTAACTGGGCGATCAACACCGGCAATGGTTACTTCGGGGGTCTGCAGTTCACCATGAGCACCTGGAAAGCCAACGGCGGCCACGGTTCACCGCACTCTGCCAGCCGTGAGGAGCAGATCCGGGTAGCCGAGAACGTACTGCGGTCCCAGGGCATCGGCGCATGGCCGGTGTGCGGCCGCCGGGGCTAG
- a CDS encoding FAD-dependent oxidoreductase: MSEQFVVVGAGIAGLATAAALQRRGCSVTVLEARTDTSSGAGISIWPNALAALDEIGLGDAVRAAGGRVTGGALRWYDGSWLRRPATERLTTALGEPLVVVRRGTLADILAGALTPGTIRFGTTVTALLLTAEGVRLSLSDNSDIHAAAVVGADGTHSVVAQHLNGTLPHRYAGYTAWRGVARYRLDAELAGETLAPGAVVGHVPLGDDLTYWFASERAPEGRFAPEGELPYLATRFGGWADPVSAIIGATAPGEVLRNDLYDRASARQWTRGPVVLVGDAAHPMRPHLGQGGCQGLEDAATLAFLVAQAPDIAGAFSHFAATRRPRTTSLVRESALIGKLLNLRPAALSALAGRASGLIPEAVLTRHLATVAAGSAFRLPY, from the coding sequence GTGAGCGAACAGTTCGTCGTCGTCGGGGCGGGCATCGCCGGGTTGGCCACCGCCGCGGCACTGCAACGCCGGGGATGCTCGGTCACAGTGCTCGAGGCACGCACCGACACCTCATCTGGCGCGGGCATCAGCATCTGGCCCAACGCGTTGGCGGCCCTCGACGAGATCGGGCTCGGGGATGCGGTACGGGCCGCGGGCGGACGGGTCACCGGCGGAGCGTTGCGCTGGTACGACGGCTCATGGCTGCGCAGGCCCGCGACCGAACGCCTGACCACAGCCCTCGGGGAACCCCTGGTCGTGGTTCGCCGAGGCACCCTTGCCGACATCCTCGCCGGCGCGCTGACCCCGGGCACGATCCGCTTCGGCACCACCGTCACTGCGCTGCTGCTGACCGCCGAGGGCGTCCGACTGTCGCTGTCAGACAACTCCGACATCCATGCCGCGGCGGTGGTCGGAGCCGACGGCACGCATTCCGTCGTGGCCCAACACCTCAACGGAACACTGCCGCACCGGTACGCGGGCTACACGGCATGGCGCGGAGTCGCCCGGTACCGTCTGGACGCCGAATTGGCCGGAGAGACGCTGGCACCGGGTGCGGTGGTGGGCCATGTCCCCCTCGGAGACGATCTCACCTACTGGTTTGCATCAGAACGTGCGCCGGAAGGCAGGTTCGCTCCCGAAGGAGAACTGCCGTATCTGGCGACCAGGTTCGGCGGGTGGGCCGATCCGGTCTCGGCCATCATCGGCGCGACGGCGCCCGGAGAGGTCCTGCGCAACGACCTCTACGACCGGGCTTCCGCGCGGCAGTGGACCCGAGGCCCGGTCGTCCTCGTCGGTGACGCCGCCCATCCGATGCGGCCCCACCTGGGCCAGGGCGGCTGCCAGGGCCTCGAAGACGCCGCCACCCTGGCATTCCTGGTCGCGCAGGCTCCTGACATAGCAGGAGCGTTCTCGCACTTCGCCGCCACACGTCGGCCACGGACAACATCGCTGGTCCGCGAGTCGGCCTTGATCGGTAAATTGCTGAATCTGCGTCCGGCCGCGCTCAGCGCGCTCGCGGGCCGCGCGTCGGGGCTGATTCCCGAGGCAGTACTGACCCGCCACCTGGCGACCGTGGCAGCCGGCTCAGCCTTCCGACTGCCCTACTGA
- a CDS encoding dimethylamine monooxygenase subunit DmmA family protein yields MKPDLELTSVPTWATTACRPSADLTGKYWTIVGFGAEAEPMVGTWTAQLSGVDSQAAIRIHRVGAHDDAAAAAAVSSDLGDAVVGWRLMIAGPADACLRLRAHALRSGVADDEMLVASTSVGVREVVCVHCGVRTRTAADLEGVVACTGCRRNLFVYYHVSRLKGAHLGFMVDAEKVSSR; encoded by the coding sequence ATGAAACCCGACCTGGAGTTGACCAGCGTGCCGACCTGGGCCACCACCGCCTGCCGGCCCAGCGCGGACCTGACGGGAAAATACTGGACGATCGTCGGCTTCGGAGCCGAAGCAGAGCCCATGGTGGGCACCTGGACCGCGCAGCTGTCCGGGGTTGACTCGCAGGCCGCCATCCGAATCCACAGAGTCGGAGCTCACGACGACGCGGCGGCCGCCGCGGCGGTGTCCTCTGATCTGGGTGATGCGGTGGTGGGCTGGCGGCTGATGATTGCCGGGCCGGCGGATGCCTGCCTGCGACTGCGGGCGCATGCGTTGCGGTCCGGGGTGGCCGACGACGAGATGCTGGTGGCCAGCACCTCCGTGGGAGTCCGTGAAGTCGTGTGCGTGCACTGCGGTGTGCGCACTCGTACGGCCGCGGACCTCGAGGGTGTGGTTGCATGCACCGGCTGTCGCCGCAATCTCTTTGTCTACTACCACGTTTCACGTCTGAAAGGCGCCCACCTGGGGTTCATGGTGGACGCCGAGAAGGTGAGTTCGCGGTGA
- a CDS encoding PDR/VanB family oxidoreductase: MTTLELVVRAVDDSVPGIRTLTLARTDGAELPSFTPGSHIVIECAGPKGLANAYSLTSDSVAPHEYVVSVLECPGGAGGSHWIHHELAVGDSVVTRPPRSAFAPVLRARRHLLIAAGIGITPMVSHLRSAQRWGRQVAVLYLHREGRGAYVEEVKSLTDEARIYTERSSFLADLPATLAGQPFGTHLYVCGPGPFIDDVVASAGAWGWPTSRIHLERFGIDALDPGEPFEVTLAGSGETFVVASGASLLETLEARGHDIPNLCRRGVCGECRIAVSGGLILHRDLYLSDAEKEAGDSLMSCVSRATGDRLELSL; the protein is encoded by the coding sequence GTGACCACCCTGGAACTGGTGGTCCGCGCCGTCGACGACAGTGTGCCCGGAATCCGCACGCTGACCCTCGCTCGGACCGACGGGGCAGAATTGCCGTCATTCACCCCGGGCAGCCATATCGTCATCGAGTGCGCTGGTCCAAAGGGTTTGGCCAATGCCTACTCGCTGACATCGGACAGCGTGGCGCCCCACGAGTATGTGGTGTCGGTCCTGGAATGCCCGGGCGGCGCCGGCGGCTCGCACTGGATTCACCACGAACTGGCGGTCGGGGACAGCGTCGTCACCCGCCCGCCTCGCAGCGCATTCGCCCCGGTGCTGCGGGCGCGCCGGCACCTGCTGATCGCCGCCGGCATCGGCATCACTCCGATGGTGTCGCATCTGCGCAGCGCACAGCGATGGGGACGGCAGGTTGCGGTGCTGTATCTGCACCGGGAAGGCCGGGGTGCCTACGTCGAGGAGGTCAAATCCCTCACCGACGAGGCCCGGATCTATACCGAGCGCTCGTCATTCCTGGCGGACTTACCGGCCACCCTGGCCGGCCAGCCTTTCGGCACCCACCTCTATGTGTGTGGCCCGGGCCCGTTCATCGACGATGTGGTGGCCTCGGCAGGGGCGTGGGGTTGGCCCACGAGTCGCATTCACCTGGAGCGCTTCGGTATCGATGCTCTAGACCCCGGGGAGCCGTTCGAGGTCACGCTGGCTGGTAGTGGTGAGACTTTTGTCGTCGCGTCCGGAGCCTCACTACTGGAGACGCTCGAGGCGCGGGGCCACGACATTCCCAACCTGTGCCGCCGGGGCGTGTGCGGGGAGTGCCGGATCGCGGTGTCAGGTGGGCTGATTCTGCACCGCGACCTCTATCTGTCCGACGCCGAGAAAGAGGCCGGCGACTCCCTGATGAGCTGCGTGTCGCGGGCTACGGGCGACCGCTTGGAACTGTCCCTGTGA
- a CDS encoding heme-dependent oxidative N-demethylase family protein, with protein MISAPDLLSTFPFPFAADTYRYSTNVEPAGSAVLTPAGQWGRRVIDIDSEYERELAERQRVLAQDPSRCTVLPHMRTACWDVMLTLMTEMATAYPDSMSLTREGPTWRWRNERIGLAADFVIGEESTLPAEPLAFIAAQVQEDIVLLDQRDGDLFGDAGVVTFAADWSFGFDVGMTFLEIHGPVPRLRETGVITRAREFLMRLQPNETYRRTNWSMTVGRRLDVSTERYPEWGPERARIGTADDETFGRLVHLRVEVQHLIRLPESGAICFLIRTYMLPLADLVTIEPWRARAAAVIAELPDDMAEYKGISSYRDRAVQWLHARAPK; from the coding sequence CTGATCTCAGCTCCAGACCTGTTGTCCACCTTCCCTTTTCCGTTCGCCGCCGACACCTACCGTTACAGCACGAACGTCGAGCCCGCCGGCAGTGCGGTGCTCACCCCGGCCGGACAGTGGGGCCGGCGGGTCATCGACATCGACAGCGAGTACGAGCGCGAACTCGCCGAACGACAGCGTGTCCTGGCGCAGGACCCCAGCCGATGCACCGTGCTGCCGCACATGCGGACCGCCTGCTGGGACGTCATGTTGACATTGATGACCGAGATGGCGACCGCCTACCCCGACTCGATGTCACTGACTCGGGAGGGGCCCACCTGGCGCTGGCGCAACGAAAGAATCGGATTGGCAGCTGATTTCGTCATCGGTGAGGAGTCGACCTTGCCCGCCGAGCCATTGGCGTTCATCGCCGCGCAGGTGCAGGAGGACATCGTGCTGCTGGACCAGCGCGACGGCGACCTGTTCGGTGACGCGGGTGTGGTGACGTTTGCCGCCGATTGGTCGTTTGGCTTCGACGTCGGGATGACCTTCCTGGAAATCCACGGCCCCGTGCCGCGGCTGCGTGAAACCGGTGTGATCACCCGGGCTCGGGAGTTCCTGATGCGACTGCAACCCAATGAAACCTATCGCCGCACCAACTGGTCGATGACCGTGGGTCGGCGGCTCGACGTCTCCACCGAGCGCTATCCCGAGTGGGGACCGGAACGGGCAAGGATCGGTACGGCCGATGATGAGACCTTCGGCCGGCTGGTGCATTTGCGGGTGGAGGTCCAGCACCTGATTCGGCTGCCGGAATCGGGTGCCATCTGTTTTCTGATCCGCACCTACATGCTGCCGCTGGCGGACCTGGTCACCATCGAGCCCTGGCGCGCCCGTGCTGCCGCCGTGATCGCCGAGTTGCCGGACGACATGGCCGAATACAAAGGCATCAGCTCCTACCGCGACCGTGCTGTGCAGTGGCTGCACGCTCGCGCCCCGAAGTAG
- a CDS encoding ammonium transporter: MTPEVEDALSSMTAVNNEFFYWMSIALMMLIHAGFLAYEVGASRSKNVLATAMKNLLAFATIVASFFFVGWFLYNAMPSGFIEMTDAAKAALPWSDNMGPNIADPASGIFWGAFALFAATTGSIMSGAVLERIRTSAFLVLTVLVGSVVWIIGAAWGWHGAGWMLTELGFHDVGAAGCVHMIAGFATLGVLINLGPRIGKFREDGTAVTIRPHNLPLTMLGLMLIFTGFFGFLMGCVIYGPDGYATIYGSPTTLSAFAFNTLMGLAGGIIGAYVTSRGEPFWTISGGLAGVIGVASGMDLYHPALGFIIALGAGALIPYFGKLMEKFKIDDVVGAVTVHGGIGLYSVLMAGIFLAGYPNTDGNPSISFWGQAIGAVVFAALGFIPAYLVSLLMKKVGMLRIPAEVELQGLDLTEVPATPYPEGIPVTSMPANGVHAVVVLEERK; the protein is encoded by the coding sequence GTGACACCTGAAGTCGAGGACGCACTGTCGTCCATGACTGCGGTCAACAACGAGTTCTTCTACTGGATGTCCATCGCCCTGATGATGCTCATCCACGCCGGCTTCCTCGCGTACGAAGTGGGCGCCTCACGCTCCAAGAACGTACTGGCAACGGCGATGAAGAACCTGTTGGCCTTCGCGACGATCGTCGCGTCCTTCTTTTTCGTCGGATGGTTCCTTTACAACGCGATGCCCAGTGGCTTCATCGAGATGACGGACGCGGCCAAGGCCGCTCTGCCGTGGAGCGACAACATGGGACCCAATATCGCCGACCCCGCCAGTGGCATCTTCTGGGGTGCGTTCGCACTGTTCGCCGCCACCACCGGGTCGATCATGTCCGGCGCTGTGCTGGAGCGCATTCGCACCAGCGCGTTCCTCGTCCTGACGGTGCTCGTCGGATCGGTCGTCTGGATCATCGGCGCGGCCTGGGGCTGGCACGGGGCCGGCTGGATGCTCACCGAGCTCGGTTTCCATGATGTCGGTGCCGCCGGCTGCGTGCACATGATCGCCGGTTTCGCCACTCTCGGCGTGCTGATCAACCTCGGCCCACGGATCGGCAAATTCCGCGAAGACGGCACTGCGGTCACCATCCGGCCGCACAACCTGCCGTTGACAATGCTGGGACTGATGCTCATCTTCACCGGTTTCTTCGGCTTCCTGATGGGCTGCGTCATCTACGGTCCCGACGGATACGCGACCATTTACGGCAGCCCAACCACGTTGTCGGCCTTCGCCTTCAACACACTGATGGGACTGGCCGGTGGCATCATCGGTGCCTACGTCACCTCGCGGGGCGAACCGTTCTGGACGATCTCCGGCGGCCTGGCCGGTGTCATCGGCGTCGCCTCCGGTATGGACCTCTACCATCCGGCCCTGGGCTTCATCATCGCGCTGGGCGCGGGCGCACTGATCCCCTACTTCGGAAAGCTCATGGAGAAGTTCAAGATCGACGACGTGGTGGGTGCGGTCACCGTCCACGGCGGTATCGGACTGTACTCCGTGCTGATGGCCGGCATCTTCCTCGCGGGCTACCCGAATACCGATGGCAATCCGTCGATTTCATTCTGGGGCCAGGCAATTGGTGCGGTGGTGTTCGCCGCCCTGGGGTTCATCCCCGCCTACCTGGTCTCGCTACTCATGAAGAAGGTGGGAATGCTGCGCATTCCGGCAGAGGTCGAATTGCAAGGCCTCGATTTGACCGAGGTCCCGGCCACCCCGTACCCGGAAGGCATTCCGGTCACCTCGATGCCGGCAAACGGAGTCCACGCAGTTGTTGTCCTGGAGGAGAGGAAGTAG
- the glnT gene encoding type III glutamate--ammonia ligase: MAAPTGLAQAAKESGTRFILALFVDLRGKPCAKLVPVEAVEQLATEGVGFAGYAVGAIGQEPKDPDLMAIPDPASFTPIPFIKDGLAIVHCDPHVEGKPWPFAPRVILKSMLRRAADSDLTAYVGAEVEYFLLRRDAEGTLHTADPGDVADQPCYDARGVTRMFDHLSGISTAMNSLGWGNYANDHEDGNGQFEQNFTYSDALTTADRVVTLRYLLTMLAEQRGMIATFMAKPFGDHTGSGLHLHMSLRGKDDATVFPAVADTPDPRGLGLSPTAYSFLAGILEHACALQAVVAPTVNSYKRTGAVATTSGASWAPRHATYGGNDRTHYIRVPDDQRIELRGPDGSANPYLAIAAALGAGLDGIKRNLDPGEPGASTAQRLQPLPLTLLHAIDALEADDVILGALDGAGEGVGKYFANLKREEFFSWHREVTPWEIDRYLQAF, from the coding sequence ATGGCAGCTCCCACAGGTCTGGCGCAGGCGGCGAAGGAGTCGGGGACCCGGTTCATCCTCGCCCTGTTCGTCGATCTGCGCGGCAAGCCGTGTGCCAAACTCGTGCCCGTCGAAGCAGTCGAGCAGTTGGCTACCGAGGGCGTCGGTTTCGCCGGCTACGCGGTGGGCGCCATCGGCCAGGAACCCAAAGACCCTGATCTGATGGCCATTCCGGACCCGGCGTCGTTCACCCCGATCCCGTTCATCAAGGACGGGTTGGCCATCGTGCACTGCGACCCCCATGTCGAGGGCAAGCCGTGGCCATTCGCACCACGGGTCATCCTGAAGTCGATGTTGCGGCGGGCGGCCGACAGTGACCTGACCGCCTACGTCGGCGCTGAGGTCGAATACTTCCTGCTGCGCCGCGACGCGGAGGGCACCTTGCATACCGCGGATCCGGGCGATGTCGCGGACCAGCCCTGTTACGACGCCCGCGGAGTCACCCGCATGTTCGACCACCTCTCCGGAATCTCCACAGCGATGAACTCCCTGGGCTGGGGCAACTATGCCAACGACCACGAAGACGGCAACGGCCAGTTCGAGCAGAACTTCACCTACTCCGATGCCTTGACCACCGCCGACCGGGTGGTGACGCTGCGCTACCTGCTGACGATGCTGGCCGAGCAGCGCGGCATGATCGCCACGTTCATGGCCAAGCCGTTCGGCGACCACACCGGCAGCGGCTTGCACCTGCACATGTCACTGCGCGGAAAAGACGACGCCACAGTGTTTCCCGCCGTCGCCGACACACCTGACCCGCGAGGGCTGGGGCTTTCGCCCACCGCATACAGCTTCCTGGCCGGCATTCTGGAACACGCATGCGCATTGCAGGCCGTGGTGGCTCCCACTGTCAACTCCTACAAGCGCACCGGCGCGGTCGCGACCACCTCGGGCGCCAGTTGGGCGCCACGGCACGCCACCTACGGCGGCAACGACCGAACCCATTACATCCGGGTCCCCGACGATCAGCGCATCGAACTGCGCGGTCCGGACGGCTCGGCCAATCCGTACCTGGCGATCGCGGCAGCTCTGGGCGCCGGGCTGGACGGCATCAAGCGCAATCTGGATCCGGGCGAACCCGGCGCGTCGACCGCGCAACGGCTGCAACCACTTCCGTTGACGCTCCTGCATGCCATCGATGCCCTCGAGGCCGACGACGTGATCCTCGGCGCACTCGACGGCGCGGGGGAGGGGGTTGGCAAGTACTTCGCCAACCTCAAACGGGAGGAGTTCTTCTCCTGGCATCGCGAAGTGACGCCGTGGGAGATCGACCGTTACCTGCAGGCGTTCTGA